From the genome of Methanobacterium sp. Maddingley MBC34:
AAGGGAGACCAGGTTTTTGTCACGTTTTCCTACCTGGTTGACTTCTTCCTTCCTGCGCATGCGGCACTCTTCACAGGTTTCAAACTTGAAATCACATACTGGTATCAGTTCCTCATCATCAGGACACTCATCAGGATTTTTCAATAGGTGACATAAAGCGCGTTCAGCATCATCTGAAAGCACGTGTTCCATTTCACAGGCCTGATCATGAACCTTTTCTTTTTTTATTTTGAGCACATCATGGAGGAATCTCTCCAAAAGTCTGTGCTTTCTGGTAATGTTGGAAGCAATTTTATATCCTTCCTCAGTAAGAGTGACACCCTTATAAGGTGAGTAATCAACATAACCCTCTTTTTCAAATTTTTTTAACATCTGAGTAACACTTGCCGGGGAGATATTGAGCATTTTGGATATATTGGTAGTCTTCACTGGACGTTCTTTTA
Proteins encoded in this window:
- a CDS encoding Mn-dependent transcriptional regulator (PFAM: FeoA domain; Iron dependent repressor, metal binding and dimerisation domain; Iron dependent repressor, N-terminal DNA binding domain_SP) → MSSEKTLSENAEEYLEVLYKLSLKERPVKTTNISKMLNISPASVTQMLKKFEKEGYVDYSPYKGVTLTEEGYKIASNITRKHRLLERFLHDVLKIKKEKVHDQACEMEHVLSDDAERALCHLLKNPDECPDDEELIPVCDFKFETCEECRMRRKEEVNQVGKRDKNLVSLTDMKKNEKGKVSFIRGDYKVIRRLMDMGITMGAQVSILEVAPFKGPVELLVRGSNLALGRDIAKNVFVEIIRDNTSTSGGALSYG